A window of Hyperolius riggenbachi isolate aHypRig1 chromosome 1, aHypRig1.pri, whole genome shotgun sequence contains these coding sequences:
- the LOC137542013 gene encoding putative nuclease HARBI1 gives MSPYISPTKRKAAVALLLLLSTEKVEDSPPKRQRIWTKAWLQDRDVLSHDNLLRELRLSAPDDYKNYLRMPEDAFNHLLSLITPCIKKQDTCMRRAITPEQRLTATLRYLATGRALQDLKFTTGISAQALGHIIPETCAAIIQCLQNDYMKFPSTTEEWLKISEGFAKTWNFPNCGGAIDGKHIRITAPPNTGSYYFNYKGFFSIVLLAVVNSQYEFLYVDIGKNGRVSDGGVIEQCTFYHKLRNNLLNVPTNSQTFGGMNFSFVADDAFALHEHVLKPYPLKNINYERKIFNYRLARARRVVENAFGILANRFRVLHTAISLRLDKIDIVVYACCVLHNYLRRQHGGTYLPTQAVDYEDLQTGEIVPGEWRSYPAVLTNLQICVPRNITCNAKQNREKYLHYFNGVGAVEWQNRKIV, from the exons ATGTCTCCGTACATTTCTCCAACCAAGAGAAAAGCAGCAGTGGCTCTGCTTCTTTTGCTGAGCACTGAAAAGGTTGAAGACAGTCCCCCCAAGAGGCAGCGAATTTGGACCAAAGCCTGGCTACAAGATCGTGATGTCTTATCACATGACAATTTACTGAGGGAATTAAGGCTGTCAGCACCTGATGATTATAAAAATTATCTGCGAATGCCAGAGGATGCTTTCAACCATCTTTTAAGTTTAATTACTCCTTGCATCAAGAAACAGGACACATGCATGAGAAGAGCCATAACTCCTGAGCAGAGATTAACTGCCACTTTGCGCTACCTAGCCACAGGCCGTGCTCTGCAGGATCTTAAATTCACTACAGGAATCTCAGCTCAAGCACTTGGCCACATCATTCCAGAAACATGTGCCGCTATTATACAGTGTCTTCAGAATGATTATATGAAG tTTCCATCTACAACAGAAGAATGGCTGAAGATATCCGAAGGTTTTGCTAAGACCTGGAACTTTCCCAATTGCGGTGGTGCCATAGACGGAAAACACATACGCATAACTGCTCCTCCAAATACAGGCTCTTATTATTTTAATTACAAGGGATTTTTCAGCATAGTTTTGTTAGCTGTTGTGAATTCTCAATATGAGTTTTTGTATGTAGATATAGGAAAAAATGGCCGAGTTTCGGACGGAGGTGTGATTGAACAATGTACTTTCTATCATAAGCTGCGAAATAATTTGTTAAATGTACCAACTAATTCGCAAACATTTGGTGGAATGAATTTTTCATTTGTTGCTGATGATGCTTTTGCATTACATGAGCATGTCTTAAAGCCTTATCCACTGAAAAATATAAATTATGAACGGAAGATATTTAATTATAGACTGGCACGTGCTCGAAGAGTAGTGGAGAATGCCTTTGGCATTTTAGCTAATCGTTTCAGAGTACTGCACACAGCAATTAGTCTTCGTCTGGATAAAATAGATATTGTTGTCTACGCTTGCTGTGTGTTACACAATTATTTGAGGAGACAGCATGGAGGCACTTACCTGCCCACTCAAGCAGTTGACTATGAGGACTTGCAGACTGGTGAAATTGTTCCTGGCGAATGGAGATCATATCCTGCAGTACTTACCAATTTGCAGATATGTGTGCCAAGAAATATCACGTGTAATGCTAAACAAAATCGGGAGAAGTATCTGCATTATTTTAATGGAGTAGGTGCTGTGGAGTGGCAAAACAGGAAAATTGTGTAA